The stretch of DNA GTTCCAGATCGAGAAGGGTTGGTATTTCCCATTGACTGAGGATTGAAAGTTGATCAGTATAAGCGGGCGCTTAGTTAGCACAATGCGAAGATTGTCGAGATCGATCGAGACAACGATTTACTTGAGCGGAACACCTCACCCCATGCAAGGATCCATAGATTCAATTTCGCCAAATGCAGGACCATCCGACACCTCGTCCGATGTCCGTGCTGACCATGATCGCGCGCACGCGTGCCATGGCTGGTCCCGGAGGCGCCCGACATGAGCATGCTCGGGCAATTGGTCTTCAGCGGTCTGGCGATGGGCAGCCTCTATGCGCTGGTCGCGCTGGGCCTGATCATGGTGTTCAAGTCCACCAACCTCATCAACTTCGCGTATGGCCAGATGGCCATGCTCTCCACCTTCTTCGGCTACACGCTGCTCGCCCAACTGGGCGTCGGCTATGCCTTCGCATTCCTCGGCGCGCTGGTCTTCTCGGCACTGCTGGCTGTCCTCGTGCAACAGATGTTGCGGCCTGCGAAGAGCGGTTCTTCCGTCATCGTGGCCACGCTGGCGCTGTACATGATCTTCTCGGCGGTGGCGGGGCTGATCTGGGGCTGGGATCCGCAACCGTTTCCGACCGTGTTCGAAGGCAAGCCCTTCGCCCTGTTCGGCATCGTCGTCAGCCGGGAGGACCTGTTCAACCTTGCTGTCACCGTCCTGTTGATGCTGCTCCTGTTCGGATTCTTCAAGTTCACGATGACCGGCATCGCCATGCGAGCACTGTCGCAGAACGTGACCGCGTCGAGCCTGATGGGCATCAGCGTCGATCGCATGTTCGCGATGACCTGGGGGCTGAGCGGCATCCTGGGCGGCGTCGCGGGCTTCCTTGTCGCGCCCACCACCTTCCTCGACACCAACATGATGTCGGTGCTGTTGCTCAAGGCATTCACCGCGGCCGTGCTGGGTGGCTTCACCAGCTATCCGGGTGTCGTGATCGGCGGTCTCGTGCTGGGCATCCTCGAGAACCTGGTGGCAGGCTATGTGTCGACCGATCTCAAGGACACTTTCTCGTTCGTGCTGCTGCTGGCCGTGCTCTGCGTTCGGCCGGAGGGCATCCTCGGCAAACGGGTCAGGATGCTGGGAAGGAAGTCTTCCGACGATCATTCGCCTTTCGACTCCAGCAGCACGGGTCTTTCCACGGCGCGCAAGGCGGCCCTCGTGACTTTGGCGATTGCGTTTCCGCTGGTATTCCAGGACAACAGCTACGTCCTGTATTTCGCCTGCCTCGTCGGGATCTACATGGTCGTCGCGATCGGGCTCGACTTCCTGATCGGCTACACCGGACAGATCTCGCTCGGCCATGCCGCTCTCTTTGCGATCGGCGCGTATTCGTCGGCATTGCTGACGATCCGTCTCGGCCTGCCTTTCTGGCTCGCGTTGCCTGCTGCCGGCGTCGTCGCCGGACTGGCCGGGCTGTTGCTCGGGCTCTCGGCACTTCGGCTGTCGGGGCTGTACCTCGCCATTGCCACGCTGGGACTGGGCGAAGCGTTGCCTCAGATTCTCCTGAAATGGGATGAGGTCACCAATGGCTACAACGGGCTGAAGCCCGCGAAACCAGCCTTCGGCTCGTTCGTGCTCGACAGCGAATTCAAGCTCTACTTCTTGATCCTCGCGGTTGTGGTCCTGGCGGTGTGGGTCACGAGCAATATCCTGCGCTCCAAGATCGGTCGCGCTTTCATCGCGTCGCGGGACAGCGAAGCGGGTGCCGAAGCGATGGGCATCCCGATTGCAAAGTACCGCATCCTGGCCTTCGTACTCAGCGCATTCTTGGCCGGCGTGGCGGGCAGCCTCTATGCGCATGTGGTCGGTTTCATCAGTCCGTCGGACTTCAACAGCTGGGTCTCGTTGACCTTCCTCTGCATGGTCTTCGTCGGCGGTATCGGAAGCATTGCGGGTGCCATGCTCGGCGCGGCCTTCATGACCGCCGTTCCCCAGATCTTCGCCGGCAGCAAGAGCCTTTCGGGCATCCTCTTCGGCGGCGCCCTGCTGATCATCATCCTGTTCTTTCCCAAGGGCCTGGCCGGCATCTATCAGGTCGGGGCCAGATTCGTCGAACGCTTCATTCCCGCGAAGGTCGCTGCAAGGCGGGCCGAGCCATGACCCGCGGTACTGGGCAACCACTCCTCGAGATCGCCGGTCTGTCAATAAGCTTCGGCGGATTGAAGGCCATCGATTCGCTCGACCTCGTCGTCGACGAAGGCGCCATCGTGGGGCTCATTGGCCCGAACGGCGCCGGCAAGACGACCGTGTTCAATTGCATCGCGCGCTATTACAAGCCCGACAGCGGCCGCATCACGATGGGCGGCTTCGACCTGCTTTCCGCGCGTCCGCACGAAGTCCTGCCGCGGGGCATCGCGAGAACCTTTCAGAACATGGAACTCTTCAAGAGCATGACGGTTCAGGACAACCTCCTGGTCGGCCAGCACGGTGCCATCAAGGCCGGCTTCTGCAGTGCAGCCTTGTCCCTCGGCAAGTCGCGTGCGAGCGAAGCGGCGGTCAGGCGCAGGGCGGCCGAGGTCATGAACCGGTTCGGCCTTTCGCCTTATGCTCATTCGACGGTGACTTCACTGCCCTACGGCGTGCAGAAGATGGTGGAGTTCGGTCGCGCATTGGTGTCTTCCCCGCGGCTCATTCTCCTGGACGAACCGGCGGCCGGTCTCAACCCGAGCGAGACAAAAGAACTCACGAAACTGATTCGTCAACTGCGAGACGAAGACGGCATCTCCGTCCTGCTCGTGGAGCATGACATGGGTCTGGTGCGCAGTATCTGCGACGAGATCTGCGTCGTCGACTTCGGCAAGCGCATCGCGCACGGCACACCCGAAGAGATCAGCCGCGACGCCCGCGTCATCGAGGCCTATCTCGGCAAACAGAACGAGGAAGAGGTCGCGCATGCTGGTGCTTGACGACATCCACGCGAGCTACGGCAGCGTCAAGGCGCTCAAGGGCATTTCGCTGCGGGTCGAGAAGAGTGCGGTCGTCGCGCTGCTGGGCGCCAACGGCGCGGGCAAGTCCACCATCCTGAAGAGCATCAGCAACCTGCTGCGCCCGCGCAGTGGTGCGATCAGCTTCGAGGGCGAACGCATCGAGCGTTCGAAACCTGAACGCATCGTCGAACGCGGAATCGTGATGGTGCCGGAGGGCCGCCAGGTCTTTCCGGAGCTGACGGTGGCAGAGAACCTCAGGCTCGGCAGCTATACGCGCCGGGATCGCGCCGAAGTCGCGCGCGATCTCGACGACGTGCTGCAACTCTTCCCGATCCTGAAGAGCAAGCTCGCGAGCATGGCTGGAACATTGAGCGGTGGCCAGCAGCAGATGCTCGCCATCGGCCGCGGCCTCATGGCCAAACCCAAGTTGCTGTTGCTGGACGAACCTTCGCTGGGCCTGGCCCCGATCCTGGTCCAGGAAATCTTCTCGATCATCCGTGCGATCAACAAGCGTGGAACGACCATTCTGCTGGTCGAGCAGAACGCCAACATGGCGCTCGATATCTCCGACTACGCGTATGTCCTCGAAACGGGCGAGATCTCCTGCGAAGGCCCGGCAGCCGAACTCAAGCGCAACGAC from Variovorax sp. PBL-E5 encodes:
- a CDS encoding ABC transporter permease, whose protein sequence is MPWLVPEAPDMSMLGQLVFSGLAMGSLYALVALGLIMVFKSTNLINFAYGQMAMLSTFFGYTLLAQLGVGYAFAFLGALVFSALLAVLVQQMLRPAKSGSSVIVATLALYMIFSAVAGLIWGWDPQPFPTVFEGKPFALFGIVVSREDLFNLAVTVLLMLLLFGFFKFTMTGIAMRALSQNVTASSLMGISVDRMFAMTWGLSGILGGVAGFLVAPTTFLDTNMMSVLLLKAFTAAVLGGFTSYPGVVIGGLVLGILENLVAGYVSTDLKDTFSFVLLLAVLCVRPEGILGKRVRMLGRKSSDDHSPFDSSSTGLSTARKAALVTLAIAFPLVFQDNSYVLYFACLVGIYMVVAIGLDFLIGYTGQISLGHAALFAIGAYSSALLTIRLGLPFWLALPAAGVVAGLAGLLLGLSALRLSGLYLAIATLGLGEALPQILLKWDEVTNGYNGLKPAKPAFGSFVLDSEFKLYFLILAVVVLAVWVTSNILRSKIGRAFIASRDSEAGAEAMGIPIAKYRILAFVLSAFLAGVAGSLYAHVVGFISPSDFNSWVSLTFLCMVFVGGIGSIAGAMLGAAFMTAVPQIFAGSKSLSGILFGGALLIIILFFPKGLAGIYQVGARFVERFIPAKVAARRAEP
- a CDS encoding ABC transporter ATP-binding protein, whose amino-acid sequence is MTRGTGQPLLEIAGLSISFGGLKAIDSLDLVVDEGAIVGLIGPNGAGKTTVFNCIARYYKPDSGRITMGGFDLLSARPHEVLPRGIARTFQNMELFKSMTVQDNLLVGQHGAIKAGFCSAALSLGKSRASEAAVRRRAAEVMNRFGLSPYAHSTVTSLPYGVQKMVEFGRALVSSPRLILLDEPAAGLNPSETKELTKLIRQLRDEDGISVLLVEHDMGLVRSICDEICVVDFGKRIAHGTPEEISRDARVIEAYLGKQNEEEVAHAGA
- a CDS encoding ABC transporter ATP-binding protein, producing the protein MLVLDDIHASYGSVKALKGISLRVEKSAVVALLGANGAGKSTILKSISNLLRPRSGAISFEGERIERSKPERIVERGIVMVPEGRQVFPELTVAENLRLGSYTRRDRAEVARDLDDVLQLFPILKSKLASMAGTLSGGQQQMLAIGRGLMAKPKLLLLDEPSLGLAPILVQEIFSIIRAINKRGTTILLVEQNANMALDISDYAYVLETGEISCEGPAAELKRNDEVRRSYLGG